DNA from Bradyrhizobium diazoefficiens USDA 110:
CAGGTTGGCCGCGGTAGAGCCGTCCGGCAGCGAGCCGTCGAGCTGGCCGCGCAGGATGTCCAGGGTCTGGCCGGCATCGCGCTGGGCTTGCGTCTCGCCGATGCAGACGATCGCCGTCACCCCGGCCCGCCAGGCGGCTTCCGCCTTCTGCCGCACCAAAGCATCGCCCTCGCCATGGTCGGCGCGGCGCTCGGAATGGCCGACGATGATGGCGGTCGCGCCCGCATTCGCGAGCATTTCGGCGGCGATATCGCCGGTATGGGCGCCGGAGGCCTTGGGGTGGCAATCCTGGGCCCCAACCGCGACCTTCTTGCCGCGCGCCTTGTCGGCAAAGGCCGCGATCAGGGTCGCCGGCGGGCAGACCAGCAGATCGGCCTTGGTGGCCACGTCTGCCGCGCCATTGAGCATGGCGTCGAATTCGGCAGCGGAGGCCTTCAGGCCGTTCATTTTCCAGTTGCCGGCGATCAGCGGTCGGATGGCGTCGGTCATGTCAATTTCCAGCAAAATGAGGTTTGTGCATGCGCTAGCAGAGGTGCTGCGGCAGTTCCAGAGACCTAAGGGCTTTTAACCGCAGCTTCGCGAGGCCGCGTGACCT
Protein-coding regions in this window:
- the tpiA gene encoding triose-phosphate isomerase, yielding MTDAIRPLIAGNWKMNGLKASAAEFDAMLNGAADVATKADLLVCPPATLIAAFADKARGKKVAVGAQDCHPKASGAHTGDIAAEMLANAGATAIIVGHSERRADHGEGDALVRQKAEAAWRAGVTAIVCIGETQAQRDAGQTLDILRGQLDGSLPDGSTAANLVVAYEPVWAIGTGLTPTVQDVEQIHGFIREFLTSRFSVDGAKMRILYGGSVKPSNAAELMAVKNVNGALVGGASLKAADFLAIAKGCP